In Cloacibacillus sp., the following are encoded in one genomic region:
- a CDS encoding Lrp/AsnC family transcriptional regulator yields the protein MIRYDISPDNDDIDNEIISELAKNCKITCKALSERVNISIPRIYERTKKLEEKGYIKGYHAEIDFKQLGYQVHTFVLIKTDKYVGAMLNELKKIDFVYDVWVVSGEYHYMLDVYTQNMDDLFSLLDYLYNNIGRTQTLFVMEH from the coding sequence ATGATACGCTATGATATTTCACCAGACAACGACGACATTGATAATGAAATAATCTCTGAGTTGGCAAAGAACTGCAAGATAACCTGCAAGGCGTTATCAGAACGTGTCAACATCTCTATACCGCGAATCTATGAGCGTACTAAAAAATTAGAAGAGAAGGGGTATATCAAAGGGTATCACGCTGAAATAGATTTCAAGCAGCTCGGATATCAAGTTCATACCTTTGTTTTGATAAAAACGGACAAATATGTTGGGGCGATGCTCAATGAATTGAAGAAGATCGATTTTGTATATGATGTGTGGGTCGTATCTGGGGAGTATCACTATATGCTCGATGTATACACCCAAAATATGGACGACTTGTTTAGCCTGTTAGATTATTTGTATAACAACATTGGAAGAACACAAACTCTTTTTGTAATGGAACATTGA
- a CDS encoding zinc metallopeptidase: MMYPFFDPTIIVLIPALLFSLWAQFKVKGAFAKYSEVRAASGMTAEQVSRRLLDANGLTNIRIEHVHGELTDHYDPSAKVLRLSDSVNASRSIAAIGVAAHEVGHAIQDKENYGFLRLRNAIAPGVQLCSTLSMPLFFIGLIFGSLNLLNFGILLFCGVLVFHLVTLPLEFDASARALKLMNETHTLSGSELTGAKSVLDAAALTYVAALVMTVLQLVRLLALRNMRRD, from the coding sequence ATGATGTATCCGTTTTTCGACCCCACGATAATAGTGCTGATACCAGCTTTGCTTTTCTCGCTATGGGCGCAGTTCAAGGTAAAGGGCGCCTTTGCGAAGTACAGCGAGGTGCGCGCCGCAAGCGGCATGACGGCGGAGCAGGTCTCGCGCCGGCTGCTTGACGCAAACGGCCTGACAAATATCCGCATAGAGCATGTGCATGGCGAGCTCACGGACCATTACGACCCGAGCGCGAAGGTGCTGCGTCTTTCCGACAGCGTCAACGCAAGCCGCAGCATAGCGGCCATCGGAGTCGCCGCGCATGAGGTCGGACACGCCATCCAGGACAAGGAAAATTACGGCTTCCTGCGCCTTCGCAACGCGATAGCGCCCGGAGTGCAGCTCTGCTCGACGCTCTCCATGCCGCTTTTCTTCATCGGACTCATATTCGGCTCGCTGAATCTGCTGAACTTTGGCATCCTGCTCTTCTGCGGCGTGCTCGTCTTTCACCTTGTGACGCTGCCGCTTGAGTTTGACGCAAGCGCGCGCGCTCTGAAGCTGATGAATGAAACACATACGCTTTCTGGTTCCGAGCTTACCGGCGCTAAGTCCGTGCTTGACGCGGCGGCGCTCACCTACGTGGCCGCGCTCGTAATGACGGTGCTGCAGCTTGTTCGTCTTCTCGCGCTGCGAAACATGCGCCGCGATTAA
- a CDS encoding GntR family transcriptional regulator has product MAVMIERSKIYNTSSDFVYLDLRARIVNKELKPSQRLLEVKIATEMGVSRTPVREALRRLANEGLVRIVPNSGARVASPTSGEMESAYSVREYLEAMSVELACRNGIDRRMLEKAEEILGAEETAFAAKDIDAFLEANNAFHRLIAAAAKNSVLSEYVDNIMLRTNVYMFFFNQFNEKENFSSAEHRAILRAIAKRDKENAQDKMREHLHNSHKQLSMPESRRAY; this is encoded by the coding sequence ATGGCAGTTATGATTGAACGTTCTAAAATTTATAATACATCATCTGATTTCGTCTATCTTGACCTTCGGGCGAGGATAGTAAATAAGGAACTAAAGCCGTCACAGAGGCTTCTTGAGGTCAAAATCGCAACAGAGATGGGCGTGAGCCGCACTCCCGTACGCGAGGCGCTGCGGCGTCTTGCCAACGAAGGGCTAGTCCGCATCGTTCCAAACAGCGGCGCGCGCGTCGCCTCTCCCACGTCGGGAGAGATGGAGAGCGCCTACAGCGTGAGGGAATATCTCGAAGCTATGAGCGTGGAGCTTGCCTGCCGCAACGGCATCGACAGGCGTATGCTTGAAAAGGCCGAGGAGATACTGGGAGCGGAGGAGACGGCCTTCGCCGCAAAGGACATCGACGCGTTCCTTGAGGCGAACAACGCCTTTCATCGCCTGATAGCGGCGGCCGCAAAAAATTCAGTGCTCAGCGAATATGTTGACAATATCATGCTCCGCACCAACGTTTATATGTTTTTCTTCAATCAGTTCAACGAGAAAGAGAATTTTTCCTCTGCGGAGCACAGGGCTATCCTGCGCGCCATCGCGAAGCGCGACAAGGAAAACGCGCAGGATAAAATGAGGGAACATCTGCATAACTCACACAAGCAGCTTTCGATGCCTGAAAGCCGAAGAGCATATTGA
- a CDS encoding AAA family ATPase, whose translation METGKIAIKMMGSPQIAVDGAAVRFPFRHADALIYYLAVNKEASKAKLCDLLWGDRCTDEKAKSNLRNTVYVIRKQLGADFITEPARQVMALNKARVVKMDVTGAPDDGASLERWEEFLRDFYLKDNDDFNNWAAETGRYIKNNYCKEKKEKITAAFEAKDFSLCRSLCGLLADADRYDEFGWRYLLLSLGEQREYALAAKSYEELKNLLWKEFLQEPEEETQQTALEIKNRRCAAAESAQGVSFAGARNRFFYGREAELNQISRALRLFVEEAQTTSFLVRGEMGIGKSALMERAVESVPLAGRAALISVRCYQAEETFLLKLWYDLFEQLLKTISHDTSAAAQVLRRAVLALFPSPDSVVPPADELFTAGQEYFMVKALVRYCANNRLILKIDDIQWADPASLALIRNIVTMDKNRTILFVMGCRNDQTAETERLTSGLKLSGFLEEYELPRFTPAQTADFAQNFLPDCKFDAAFNRAFFRETEGNPLFITEMLNNISFSGSLAGFTPKLGDVIRQRILSIDKEALQILELISMMPDGATFETLSNISRTDERRLVEILERLIARKFIFEETGSGGVVFRFTHQKIMEYVYEHISFIKRRLLHENIALYFESILSSQAHGAFVFPKLIYHFEKSRLLKKYLEYVIKNIIGYLNMAQEYFPTGGSAAQPFILSGAGGVSVLKLNNIERYFRSVEQKITENLESFSDEEGRMLLSEFYNLQGRHYTHNLNYSRAAACIAKIKELNEECRTEAQRSCILKANYHLSSICMDRIDIEPLLRAAEESLRLVEEENGPLKATWLRISGMSKVLAGRCEEAHSQLREAEALFVSFGDARRYRYSICACYSWMGEACRKRFDFDGADAWHERAVTLCEGAELLGGAALFYTLYAQSLADRCLVGGGSRLEPLGCVLQKARSVFDKFHLRWYRGTAFAYSALAAYEAGACCDAAKYLTAARGAAEVLDSDYERCVVNRISAQIKKRMAEGGETRAELSAAVSGGFIFYKESAMRITERLFLPIEAEHLRRL comes from the coding sequence ATGGAGACAGGAAAAATCGCAATCAAAATGATGGGCTCACCTCAGATAGCCGTAGACGGCGCGGCCGTCCGCTTTCCCTTCCGTCACGCCGACGCTCTTATCTATTACCTCGCCGTCAACAAAGAGGCCTCGAAAGCAAAGCTCTGCGATCTTCTCTGGGGAGACAGATGCACCGACGAGAAGGCAAAGTCAAACCTGCGCAACACCGTTTATGTGATCAGAAAACAGCTTGGCGCGGATTTTATTACGGAGCCGGCCCGACAGGTGATGGCGCTCAACAAAGCGCGCGTCGTAAAAATGGACGTAACGGGCGCGCCGGACGACGGAGCCTCTTTGGAGCGCTGGGAAGAATTTTTGCGGGATTTCTATCTGAAGGACAACGATGATTTCAACAACTGGGCGGCGGAAACTGGGCGTTATATCAAAAATAATTACTGTAAAGAAAAAAAAGAAAAGATAACGGCAGCCTTTGAGGCAAAAGATTTCAGCCTCTGCCGCAGTCTCTGCGGCCTGCTTGCGGACGCGGATAGATATGACGAATTTGGCTGGCGCTACCTGCTGCTGTCGTTGGGAGAGCAGAGGGAGTACGCGCTTGCCGCGAAGAGCTACGAAGAGCTGAAAAATCTTCTGTGGAAGGAGTTCCTTCAGGAACCGGAAGAAGAGACGCAGCAAACGGCGCTTGAAATAAAAAACAGACGCTGCGCCGCCGCAGAAAGCGCGCAGGGCGTCTCTTTCGCGGGCGCAAGAAACAGATTTTTTTACGGACGCGAGGCGGAACTAAATCAAATATCGCGCGCGCTTCGTCTGTTCGTCGAAGAGGCGCAAACGACAAGCTTTCTCGTCAGAGGTGAGATGGGTATCGGAAAGAGCGCGCTCATGGAGCGGGCCGTGGAGTCCGTACCGCTTGCCGGCCGTGCCGCGCTCATTTCGGTGCGCTGCTATCAGGCGGAGGAGACCTTTCTTCTCAAACTCTGGTATGACCTCTTTGAACAGCTGCTGAAAACCATCTCGCACGACACCTCCGCCGCGGCGCAGGTGCTGCGCCGCGCTGTGCTTGCGCTCTTTCCAAGCCCGGATTCGGTCGTGCCGCCCGCAGACGAACTTTTTACGGCCGGTCAGGAATATTTTATGGTAAAGGCGCTCGTTCGGTACTGCGCCAACAACCGCCTCATACTAAAAATAGACGACATACAGTGGGCCGACCCGGCCAGCCTCGCCCTTATACGCAACATCGTCACGATGGACAAAAACCGCACCATTTTATTTGTCATGGGCTGCAGGAACGACCAGACCGCGGAGACGGAGCGGCTGACGAGCGGCCTGAAACTCTCCGGCTTTCTGGAAGAATATGAGCTGCCGCGCTTTACTCCGGCGCAGACCGCCGATTTCGCTCAAAATTTCCTGCCGGACTGTAAGTTTGACGCGGCCTTTAACCGAGCGTTCTTTCGAGAGACGGAGGGCAATCCGCTTTTTATCACCGAAATGCTGAACAACATCTCTTTCAGCGGCTCGCTTGCGGGATTTACACCTAAACTGGGCGACGTCATCCGCCAGCGTATCTTGAGCATCGACAAAGAGGCGCTGCAAATACTTGAACTGATCTCCATGATGCCGGACGGCGCCACCTTTGAAACTCTGTCGAACATCTCTCGCACAGATGAGCGGAGGCTGGTCGAGATACTTGAACGGCTTATCGCCAGAAAGTTTATTTTCGAGGAGACGGGCTCCGGGGGCGTAGTCTTTCGTTTCACGCATCAGAAAATAATGGAATACGTCTACGAGCATATTTCCTTTATCAAAAGAAGGCTGCTCCATGAAAATATAGCCCTCTACTTTGAGAGCATCCTTTCGTCGCAGGCGCACGGAGCTTTCGTCTTTCCAAAGCTCATCTACCATTTTGAAAAGAGCCGCCTCCTTAAAAAATATCTCGAATATGTCATAAAAAATATAATTGGCTATTTGAATATGGCGCAGGAATATTTCCCGACAGGAGGCAGCGCGGCCCAGCCCTTTATCTTAAGCGGCGCGGGCGGCGTCTCTGTGCTGAAGCTGAATAATATCGAACGGTATTTCCGTTCCGTCGAGCAAAAAATAACGGAAAACCTCGAATCGTTCAGCGATGAAGAGGGGCGTATGCTGCTTTCGGAGTTTTATAATCTGCAAGGGCGCCACTACACGCATAATTTGAATTACAGCCGCGCTGCGGCCTGCATCGCAAAGATAAAAGAACTCAACGAAGAATGCAGGACGGAGGCCCAGCGGAGCTGCATCCTAAAGGCGAACTATCATTTAAGCTCAATTTGTATGGACAGGATAGATATAGAGCCGCTGCTGCGCGCGGCGGAAGAATCGCTGCGGCTCGTCGAAGAAGAAAACGGCCCGCTGAAAGCTACGTGGCTGCGCATAAGCGGAATGTCGAAGGTGCTTGCGGGACGCTGCGAGGAGGCGCATTCTCAGCTGCGTGAGGCCGAGGCGCTCTTTGTCTCCTTTGGCGACGCGCGGAGGTACCGCTATTCCATCTGCGCCTGTTACTCGTGGATGGGCGAAGCATGCCGAAAACGATTTGACTTTGACGGCGCAGACGCGTGGCACGAGCGCGCCGTTACGCTATGCGAAGGCGCGGAGCTGCTTGGGGGCGCCGCTCTCTTTTACACGCTCTACGCGCAGTCGCTCGCCGACAGATGTCTAGTTGGCGGCGGCAGCCGTTTGGAGCCGCTTGGCTGCGTGCTGCAAAAGGCGCGCTCCGTCTTTGATAAATTTCACCTGCGCTGGTACAGGGGCACGGCCTTCGCCTATTCCGCGCTTGCGGCCTACGAGGCTGGGGCCTGCTGTGACGCCGCGAAATATTTGACCGCGGCGCGCGGCGCGGCGGAGGTGCTTGACAGCGACTACGAACGCTGCGTAGTAAACCGAATATCCGCGCAGATAAAAAAACGGATGGCGGAGGGCGGCGAAACGCGGGCGGAGCTTTCCGCCGCGGTGAGCGGTGGATTTATCTTCTACAAAGAAAGCGCTATGCGGATAACGGAGCGCCTTTTTCTTCCGATAGAGGCTGAACATCTGCGCCGCCTGTAA
- a CDS encoding DegT/DnrJ/EryC1/StrS family aminotransferase yields MTEITKVPSFDLTRNYARVKEEINVAVLRVLETQHFVLGPEVEALEKEIASYLEVSSAVGCASGTDALVLAMMALDLKPGDEVITTPFTFFATASCITRTGGTPVFADVDPVTYNLNMEDVLAKITPRTKAVIPVHLFGQMCPLEDIRETLKSRGIALIEDCAQAIGSHRMIDGRVKHAGSVGEMSCFSFFPTKNLGCYGDGGMVAIADDEKLAARVKSLRVHGAGKTYYHDEVGINSRLDALQASILRVRLRHLEGWNEERRIVAERYMLLFGEKNLLDVITPPAELAGGRHVYHQYVVRAKSRDELQKFLEGRGITTRVYYPLPLHLQHCFSNLGYKAGDFPVAEMLSSEVLALPMFPELLPEEQERVVNEIADFYAKNK; encoded by the coding sequence ATGACTGAAATCACAAAAGTTCCGTCTTTCGATTTGACAAGAAATTACGCGAGAGTAAAAGAAGAAATAAATGTGGCGGTGCTGCGTGTGCTTGAGACACAGCATTTCGTCCTCGGCCCCGAGGTGGAGGCCCTTGAAAAAGAAATAGCCTCTTACCTTGAAGTCTCGTCCGCGGTGGGATGCGCCTCCGGTACGGACGCTCTGGTGCTTGCTATGATGGCGCTCGACCTGAAGCCGGGCGACGAAGTTATCACCACTCCCTTCACTTTTTTCGCGACCGCAAGCTGCATCACGCGCACCGGCGGAACGCCGGTCTTTGCCGACGTAGACCCTGTCACATACAACCTGAACATGGAGGACGTGCTGGCAAAGATAACGCCGCGCACGAAGGCCGTCATTCCGGTGCACCTCTTCGGGCAGATGTGCCCGCTTGAGGATATCCGCGAAACGCTCAAAAGCCGCGGCATCGCGCTCATTGAAGACTGCGCGCAGGCCATCGGTTCGCATAGAATGATCGACGGCCGTGTAAAGCACGCGGGTTCCGTCGGTGAAATGAGCTGCTTCTCGTTCTTCCCGACGAAGAACCTCGGATGCTACGGCGACGGCGGCATGGTGGCGATAGCCGACGACGAAAAGCTCGCGGCAAGGGTGAAGAGCCTGCGCGTGCACGGCGCCGGAAAGACCTATTATCATGACGAGGTTGGAATTAACAGCCGCCTTGACGCGCTTCAGGCGTCGATACTGCGCGTGCGTCTGCGCCACCTCGAAGGATGGAACGAGGAACGCCGCATCGTCGCTGAGCGCTATATGCTCCTCTTCGGTGAAAAGAACCTCCTCGACGTCATAACGCCGCCGGCGGAGCTTGCGGGCGGACGTCACGTCTATCATCAGTATGTCGTGCGAGCCAAATCCCGCGACGAACTTCAAAAATTCCTTGAGGGCCGCGGCATAACGACGCGAGTCTATTATCCGCTGCCGCTGCATCTTCAGCACTGTTTCTCAAACCTCGGCTACAAGGCGGGAGATTTCCCCGTGGCGGAGATGCTGAGTTCAGAGGTGCTGGCGCTTCCAATGTTCCCGGAGCTTCTGCCGGAAGAGCAGGAGCGCGTGGTCAATGAAATTGCTGATTTTTACGCTAAGAACAAATAA
- a CDS encoding diguanylate cyclase has product MTNGSKRVLQAAVIPLLIIMGAVLAISINYHIAKDREVKRAQRILTDSAREQVHRFNAKMEGKFSVVKMTAEYLSDHKGDITAERDILKDAEYVGGFRYAAVSWKTDPVARLGSGGRMELAQSDFYKKALEGVTSLGYIGSSHQDRGALFIYAAPIWRLGVVEGAVMGAYDADRLIPAIVSEAYDRRGYSFICGADGRVIIGSWAKSYLLGGGRRATGRVNLLSVLESRAKMAPGTPLESLKKKLRDGKSGSVAYTIAGKSRYAVFEPLYINDWFLFNVVDASIITAQAAQNLRGALFMGACVFVMAFFIALYMLRRERYNTKIIAGEREKLRVSEMEYRVAASHSTKAIVRFDIKARIAYTLGYNADTGASLEEFPGLPDSAIRAGIVAPESVDAFKGLYDLMAAGEPTGGCVVRMKNKDGAFAWVQYTYTLVSDDAGKPSCAIITSEDITERREREIAYQKWENTICAIPDEKMALFEFNLSRGGFERREGKLALFFAEDETANFSASAARFINELVCEEDRAACAEALNREKLIAAFHDGVRSFVADVRVADKEGGYKWRNLDIQTAALSGSLDIRVYLLFTDIDEEKRAHIEVARRAVEDSLTHLYNRGAFTEMIVRMTKDEGAPFAFVIIDIDGFKRVNDTLGHNAGDRLLVEAANRLCTMVRKEDIVCRLGGDEFIVCLKNIADDAGIEKKARELCGGLRISAHEEGVSVSVSASLGVALYPRDGRSFETLYKRADAALYHVKRGGKNHVGLYRPEMEDIARSVRTED; this is encoded by the coding sequence TTGACAAATGGCAGTAAACGAGTGCTTCAAGCTGCGGTCATACCGCTCCTCATAATCATGGGAGCGGTTCTTGCCATATCCATCAACTACCACATCGCGAAAGACCGCGAAGTCAAGCGCGCCCAGAGGATACTTACGGACTCCGCGCGCGAACAGGTGCATAGATTCAACGCGAAAATGGAAGGGAAATTTTCCGTCGTCAAAATGACGGCGGAATATCTGAGCGACCATAAGGGCGACATCACGGCGGAGCGCGACATACTCAAAGACGCGGAGTACGTCGGAGGCTTTCGCTACGCCGCCGTTAGCTGGAAAACCGACCCTGTCGCGCGGCTCGGCTCCGGGGGGCGCATGGAACTGGCGCAGAGCGATTTTTATAAAAAAGCGCTTGAGGGCGTCACCAGCCTCGGATATATCGGCAGCAGCCATCAAGACAGAGGCGCGCTTTTTATATACGCGGCTCCGATATGGCGTTTGGGCGTGGTCGAGGGCGCGGTAATGGGAGCCTACGACGCCGACCGCCTTATTCCAGCCATAGTCTCCGAAGCCTATGACAGACGCGGCTATTCCTTCATCTGCGGCGCGGACGGCCGCGTGATCATCGGAAGCTGGGCCAAGTCATACCTTTTGGGAGGCGGGCGGCGCGCGACGGGGCGCGTCAATCTGCTTTCAGTGTTGGAAAGCCGCGCGAAGATGGCGCCCGGTACGCCGCTTGAAAGTTTAAAAAAGAAACTGCGTGACGGAAAGAGCGGCTCCGTCGCCTATACGATAGCCGGAAAGAGCCGGTACGCCGTCTTTGAGCCGCTGTACATCAACGACTGGTTCCTCTTCAACGTCGTAGACGCTTCGATAATCACGGCGCAGGCGGCGCAGAATCTTCGCGGGGCGCTCTTTATGGGCGCATGCGTCTTCGTTATGGCTTTTTTCATCGCACTCTATATGCTGCGGCGAGAGCGCTACAATACAAAAATAATAGCGGGCGAACGAGAAAAACTCCGCGTAAGCGAAATGGAATACCGCGTCGCCGCCTCGCACAGCACGAAGGCGATAGTCCGGTTTGACATCAAGGCACGCATCGCCTACACGCTGGGTTATAACGCCGACACAGGCGCGTCGCTTGAAGAATTTCCCGGTCTGCCCGACTCCGCCATCCGCGCCGGCATTGTAGCGCCTGAATCCGTCGATGCGTTTAAGGGGCTCTACGACTTGATGGCGGCCGGAGAACCGACTGGCGGCTGCGTCGTGCGCATGAAAAACAAAGACGGAGCTTTCGCGTGGGTGCAGTACACCTACACGCTCGTAAGCGACGACGCTGGAAAGCCCTCCTGCGCCATCATAACAAGCGAGGATATTACGGAACGGCGCGAGCGGGAGATAGCCTATCAGAAATGGGAAAATACTATCTGCGCCATCCCGGATGAAAAGATGGCGCTCTTTGAGTTCAACCTGTCGCGCGGAGGCTTTGAACGGCGCGAAGGAAAACTTGCGCTCTTCTTTGCCGAAGACGAAACCGCGAACTTCAGCGCAAGCGCCGCGCGCTTCATAAACGAGCTCGTCTGCGAAGAGGACAGGGCCGCGTGCGCCGAAGCGCTCAACCGTGAAAAACTCATTGCCGCCTTCCACGACGGCGTAAGGTCTTTTGTTGCGGACGTCAGAGTGGCGGATAAAGAGGGCGGGTACAAGTGGCGCAACCTCGACATACAGACCGCGGCGCTTTCTGGCTCGTTAGACATCAGAGTATATCTGCTTTTCACGGACATAGACGAGGAAAAACGCGCTCATATCGAGGTCGCGCGCCGCGCCGTTGAAGATTCGCTGACGCATCTCTACAACAGAGGCGCCTTCACGGAGATGATCGTGCGCATGACGAAAGACGAGGGTGCGCCCTTTGCCTTCGTCATCATTGATATAGACGGCTTCAAGCGGGTCAACGACACATTGGGCCACAACGCAGGGGACCGTCTGCTCGTAGAGGCGGCAAACCGTCTCTGCACCATGGTGCGCAAAGAAGATATAGTCTGCCGCTTGGGCGGCGACGAATTTATCGTCTGTTTGAAAAATATCGCAGACGACGCAGGAATAGAAAAAAAGGCGCGCGAACTATGCGGCGGTCTGCGCATTTCGGCGCATGAGGAAGGGGTCTCTGTATCGGTTTCGGCGAGCCTTGGCGTAGCGCTCTATCCAAGAGACGGGCGCAGCTTTGAAACGCTTTACAAACGAGCGGACGCCGCGCTCTATCATGTGAAGCGCGGCGGAAAAAACCACGTCGGACTTTACCGACCGGAGATGGAGGACATTGCGCGCTCCGTGCGGACGGAGGATTAG
- a CDS encoding aromatic amino acid lyase, whose translation MENLLWAHDLESAQRCGAKEAVVSAGCCTMAENLPIGCVAVILELLIKGAAEKNYSDLKKAAEKCLASGSLPELPFDRADEETLAAILTEALAKEAALSCGERAFVKSCNCVTLGMAAYICARADIAVKTADVAVSMNLEAIRGELGAFDKRLHELGRPFPGQIETAENVRRITEGSQLTTDEGRYAYGYDKKPRVQDAICVRATPQTHGGARDIFHWCEEQVVKDWNSGAAELYRTEYAMNALATALADLAHISERRGFRLNDTRLSYGLPMNLVADELGINYGFPIVQSTQAAETAELKLLTLPTAAIKRTNSCHAYFAVSRLFELILKLNRVMAVEILMSAQALDIVHAKIPEFAFGAGTKAAYRRLREEIPMMVENRFTAPDMIAAEHLTAGGEILKAAESAVGTLK comes from the coding sequence TTGGAAAATTTGCTGTGGGCCCACGATCTTGAATCAGCGCAGCGCTGCGGCGCAAAAGAAGCCGTCGTAAGCGCAGGATGCTGCACAATGGCTGAAAATCTTCCGATTGGCTGTGTTGCCGTTATCTTGGAACTTTTGATAAAAGGCGCGGCCGAGAAAAATTATTCCGATCTTAAGAAAGCGGCGGAGAAATGTCTTGCGTCAGGCTCATTGCCGGAGCTGCCCTTCGACCGCGCCGACGAAGAGACTCTTGCCGCGATACTGACGGAGGCTCTTGCAAAAGAAGCCGCCCTCTCCTGCGGCGAACGCGCCTTTGTTAAAAGCTGCAACTGCGTGACGCTGGGCATGGCCGCATATATCTGCGCCCGCGCCGATATTGCCGTGAAGACGGCCGACGTCGCCGTATCCATGAACCTTGAAGCCATACGCGGTGAATTAGGCGCTTTTGACAAAAGGCTCCACGAACTGGGACGCCCCTTCCCCGGACAAATCGAAACCGCCGAAAACGTGCGCCGCATCACCGAAGGCTCGCAGCTTACGACGGACGAAGGCAGATACGCCTACGGGTACGACAAAAAACCCCGTGTGCAGGACGCCATCTGCGTGCGCGCGACGCCGCAGACGCACGGCGGAGCGCGCGACATCTTCCACTGGTGCGAAGAGCAGGTCGTAAAAGACTGGAACAGCGGCGCAGCGGAGCTATACAGGACAGAATACGCGATGAACGCTCTTGCGACGGCCCTTGCCGACCTTGCGCACATCAGCGAACGCCGCGGCTTCCGCCTCAACGACACAAGGCTCTCCTACGGGCTGCCGATGAACCTCGTAGCGGACGAACTTGGCATCAACTACGGCTTCCCCATCGTCCAATCGACTCAGGCGGCGGAGACTGCGGAGCTGAAACTGCTGACGCTGCCGACGGCGGCGATAAAGCGCACGAACTCCTGCCACGCCTATTTCGCCGTAAGCAGGCTCTTTGAACTTATCCTCAAGCTGAACCGCGTCATGGCGGTAGAGATCTTGATGTCCGCACAGGCGCTTGACATCGTGCACGCCAAGATCCCCGAATTTGCGTTCGGAGCCGGCACAAAAGCGGCCTACAGACGCCTGCGCGAGGAGATTCCGATGATGGTAGAAAACCGCTTTACGGCGCCCGACATGATAGCGGCGGAACACCTGACGGCCGGCGGCGAAATACTGAAGGCGGCCGAATCCGCCGTCGGAACATTGAAGTAA
- a CDS encoding aromatic amino acid lyase, whose protein sequence is MGTYILDGYTLTVDDVAKILSDDRPNVTISDEARARCLKTRKQIDKWLEVGAPAVYGINTGLGALKDVPVPPDKHIEWNRTLPYVHGAGFGDYLPAVVTRTELLLRANILCRAYSAVRVELIERLLEMFNRGISPAVHGDGSTGLSDLAPIAQNIMTVAGLPGARAIVNGKVVPASEAYRAAGMAETFVLECKEVLAQMNGSTMSQSIAVVSFIKFSCLFEKYRAAVGGKASSEKIAACEETAAFVGRILDFENNITCDNPNLFELEDGSYEAVMGCNCSNTQVGYAMDLLSVVIAEMAYDLVEANGETPRAAALLNRLRGMTMQVSADSIPTKGGQEDHVEFSYSAARKADSGIDILADLMTA, encoded by the coding sequence GTGGGAACATATATTTTAGACGGTTATACACTCACTGTAGACGACGTTGCGAAAATATTGAGCGACGACCGCCCAAACGTGACAATTTCGGACGAGGCGCGCGCTCGCTGCCTCAAGACGCGCAAACAGATAGACAAATGGCTTGAAGTAGGCGCGCCCGCCGTATACGGCATCAACACCGGCCTTGGCGCGCTGAAAGACGTGCCTGTGCCGCCCGACAAACATATCGAATGGAACAGGACTCTGCCCTACGTCCACGGAGCCGGCTTTGGAGATTATCTGCCCGCCGTCGTTACAAGGACGGAGCTACTTCTTCGCGCAAACATCCTCTGCCGCGCCTACTCCGCCGTGCGTGTGGAACTGATAGAAAGACTGCTTGAGATGTTCAACCGCGGGATATCGCCCGCGGTGCACGGCGACGGCTCCACCGGACTGAGCGACCTCGCGCCCATCGCGCAGAACATAATGACCGTGGCTGGGCTTCCAGGCGCAAGAGCGATCGTAAACGGCAAAGTCGTGCCTGCCTCCGAAGCATATCGCGCGGCGGGAATGGCTGAGACCTTCGTCCTCGAATGCAAAGAGGTCCTCGCGCAGATGAACGGCTCCACAATGAGCCAGAGTATCGCCGTCGTCTCCTTCATCAAATTCTCCTGCCTCTTTGAAAAATACCGCGCCGCGGTAGGCGGCAAAGCCAGCAGCGAAAAGATAGCGGCCTGCGAAGAGACCGCGGCCTTCGTCGGCAGGATACTGGACTTTGAAAACAACATCACCTGCGACAACCCGAACCTCTTCGAGCTCGAAGACGGAAGCTATGAGGCCGTCATGGGCTGCAACTGCAGCAACACGCAGGTGGGATACGCGATGGACCTCTTAAGCGTAGTAATAGCGGAGATGGCCTACGACCTAGTCGAAGCAAACGGCGAAACGCCTCGCGCGGCAGCGCTATTAAACAGGCTGCGCGGCATGACGATGCAGGTCAGCGCAGATTCCATCCCCACCAAGGGCGGACAGGAAGACCACGTCGAATTCAGTTATTCCGCAGCAAGAAAAGCCGACAGCGGCATAGATATCTTAGCCGACCTGATGACGGCATAA